One stretch of Amycolatopsis sp. 195334CR DNA includes these proteins:
- a CDS encoding WXG100 family type VII secretion target — MGGSQEFRAEPEAMRSAAGNVGGIIMRGVNSVGDLERLEVPPASFAGIGDAVAAAGAALQHQQVSAVRTLLSVMQEVNDLVRQCADEYQAADEAAAIGYGGKPYSAGPVLPAIWGTPVAAELAACAVRDSAGAGGEPGSVGNVLRYMEQAGLAEPGASFADAAQFNAWLEGNADNQASVGVIEVYSGTARDLGDVPGGVRGGDVVIVADSVIGVAGNNGQLYNHGLVDSDVHGPAKVSVYRPAFA, encoded by the coding sequence ATGGGCGGCAGCCAGGAGTTCCGGGCGGAGCCCGAGGCGATGCGATCGGCGGCGGGCAACGTCGGCGGGATCATCATGCGCGGCGTGAACTCGGTCGGTGACCTGGAACGGCTCGAGGTGCCCCCGGCCTCCTTCGCCGGCATCGGTGACGCCGTCGCGGCGGCCGGTGCGGCCCTGCAGCACCAGCAGGTTTCCGCGGTCCGCACCCTGCTGTCGGTGATGCAGGAGGTGAACGACCTGGTGCGCCAGTGCGCCGACGAGTACCAGGCCGCCGACGAGGCGGCCGCGATCGGCTACGGCGGCAAGCCGTACTCGGCCGGTCCGGTGCTGCCGGCGATCTGGGGCACCCCGGTGGCGGCCGAACTGGCGGCCTGCGCGGTGCGCGACAGCGCCGGCGCGGGCGGCGAACCGGGCTCGGTCGGCAACGTGTTGCGCTACATGGAACAGGCGGGACTGGCCGAGCCGGGGGCGAGCTTCGCCGACGCCGCCCAGTTCAACGCCTGGCTGGAGGGCAACGCGGACAACCAGGCCAGCGTCGGCGTGATCGAGGTCTACTCGGGCACCGCGCGCGACCTGGGCGACGTACCCGGCGGGGTGCGCGGCGGTGACGTGGTCATCGTGGCGGACTCGGTGATCGGGGTCGCGGGCAACAACGGCCAGCTGT